In Staphylococcus lloydii, the following proteins share a genomic window:
- a CDS encoding MarR family winged helix-turn-helix transcriptional regulator — protein MRQDQQIAQWLELTQYVHYIETMMEKSLRQQYNLSLKEFYVLYEINNAKGNKYKINDLIKVVDLSQSAMSRLINRLESFSPSYVCRRECVEDHRAMYIYLTEAGAEIINDASNTYAKLLEKVDFNHMRQLTHHSKSDA, from the coding sequence ATGAGACAAGATCAACAAATTGCACAGTGGTTAGAATTAACGCAATATGTGCATTATATTGAAACGATGATGGAGAAAAGTTTAAGACAACAATATAACCTCAGCTTAAAAGAATTTTATGTATTATATGAAATTAACAATGCTAAAGGGAATAAGTATAAAATCAATGATTTAATAAAGGTAGTAGATTTAAGTCAAAGTGCCATGTCACGATTAATTAATCGGTTAGAAAGCTTTTCACCTAGTTATGTATGTAGGAGAGAATGTGTAGAAGATCATCGTGCTATGTACATTTATTTAACTGAAGCTGGAGCCGAAATTATAAATGATGCGAGTAATACGTATGCTAAACTTTTAGAAAAAGTTGATTTTAACCATATGCGTCAACTTACACATCATTCAAAAAGTGATGCTTAA
- a CDS encoding VOC family protein has protein sequence MNITGNWLNLCVADLKQSEAFYDKIGFEIKKNAEMLDKMLGVQTADGHIIMLIEQQQFKKAANVNDTTNNGALVSVSVSTNEEVDELLTLVDDTNGKVLQRGTKLEGYYGGLFSDPDGNRFNIIAM, from the coding sequence ATGAACATCACAGGTAATTGGTTAAATTTATGTGTTGCTGATTTGAAACAAAGTGAAGCTTTTTATGACAAAATAGGTTTTGAAATCAAGAAAAATGCAGAAATGTTGGATAAAATGTTAGGTGTTCAAACGGCAGACGGTCATATTATTATGTTGATTGAACAACAACAATTTAAAAAAGCAGCGAATGTGAACGACACAACGAACAATGGTGCACTAGTTTCTGTATCTGTATCTACAAATGAAGAAGTTGATGAGTTGTTAACTTTAGTAGACGATACAAATGGTAAAGTATTGCAAAGAGGAACTAAATTGGAAGGCTACTATGGAGGATTATTTAGTGATCCAGATGGTAACCGTTTTAATATCATTGCAATGTAA
- a CDS encoding Cof-type HAD-IIB family hydrolase, with protein sequence MIKAIAVDKDGTFLNSEHSYDRAYFDRLFTEIKRQNIKFIVASGNQYAQLQSFFPDKDEEITFVGENGAVTFFKDKLLNAHHFDATLIEDVVKFLEQEHHIKNIILSGAKTAYLHHDAPEAFKKHVKLYYKDLTYVDNFDDLSHDKIVKVAMLITDGNLLNNVVNELNDKFGESIRSVTSGFDSLDLLVPHVNKGEAIKELLAKWDIQEDELLAFGDANNDIEMLQLTPHSYAMESCSPELAEVAQHRAPSNEESGVLQVIEKYLKEQQ encoded by the coding sequence TTGATTAAAGCAATAGCAGTAGACAAAGATGGAACATTTTTAAATTCAGAGCATTCATATGATAGAGCTTATTTTGATCGATTATTTACAGAAATTAAACGACAAAACATAAAATTTATCGTTGCCAGTGGTAATCAATACGCACAGTTACAATCATTTTTCCCGGATAAAGATGAAGAAATTACTTTTGTAGGTGAAAACGGGGCAGTTACATTTTTCAAAGATAAATTACTTAATGCGCATCATTTCGATGCTACTTTAATCGAAGATGTAGTTAAATTTTTAGAACAGGAACATCATATAAAAAATATTATTTTAAGCGGCGCTAAGACTGCATATTTACATCATGATGCGCCTGAAGCGTTTAAAAAGCACGTTAAATTATATTATAAAGATCTTACATATGTAGACAATTTCGATGATTTAAGCCATGATAAAATTGTCAAAGTAGCAATGCTCATTACGGATGGAAATTTATTAAATAATGTGGTTAACGAATTAAACGACAAATTTGGTGAATCAATTCGCTCAGTTACGAGTGGATTTGATAGTTTAGATTTGTTGGTGCCGCATGTTAATAAAGGAGAAGCGATAAAAGAGTTGTTAGCAAAATGGGATATTCAAGAAGATGAGTTATTAGCTTTTGGTGATGCTAACAATGATATCGAAATGCTACAGTTAACGCCGCATAGTTATGCGATGGAAAGTTGCAGTCCAGAGTTGGCAGAAGTTGCACAGCATCGAGCGCCTTCTAATGAAGAATCAGGTGTTTTACAAGTAATTGAAAAATATTTAAAAGAACAACAATAG
- a CDS encoding universal stress protein, with product MYKNILLAYDFENSFTNVPKAIENLSGGQNDATVTIYNVISDAELQSSVRYDNRHVEDLTDKKKERLQPFVEQLQSTGVQVNIKFSSGPIRNRILGELETNKYDVVVMSNKRDKANLGNVLGNVTHKVANNSPVPVHIVN from the coding sequence ATGTATAAAAATATTTTATTAGCATATGACTTTGAAAACTCATTTACGAACGTGCCAAAAGCAATTGAAAATCTTAGTGGTGGCCAAAATGATGCTACGGTAACTATTTACAACGTTATATCTGATGCAGAATTACAGAGCTCTGTACGTTACGATAATAGACACGTTGAAGATTTAACAGACAAAAAGAAAGAAAGATTACAACCTTTCGTGGAACAACTTCAATCTACAGGCGTACAAGTTAATATAAAATTTAGCTCTGGCCCAATCAGAAACAGAATTTTAGGCGAACTTGAAACTAATAAATATGACGTTGTAGTAATGAGCAATAAACGTGATAAAGCAAACTTAGGAAACGTCTTAGGGAATGTAACGCATAAAGTAGCTAACAATTCACCAGTTCCCGTTCACATCGTAAACTAA
- a CDS encoding quinone-dependent dihydroorotate dehydrogenase, translating to MYKLMKPLLFKMDPEEAHGKTINALKLTQTHPLMLSTIKRFFHYEHASLTQHIKGITFHNPIGLAAGFDKSCEVPKALEMAGFGAIELGGITPKPQDGNPKPRMYRLLEDDALINRMGFNNLGMNKALSNLRRFAYSLPIGLNVGVNKTTTYEARYQDYIKVIDTFKNDVTYFTVNISSPNTANLQNFHDKDEFTMLCQAITDYKEQHHLQIPIFIKLTSDLQTSELKHILPSIVETFDGIVLANTTQHRDNLASPHKNESGGLSGKPLFERNLELIKWTYKETNGDFLIIGTGGIFTTEDVITMLRSGASLVQIYSSLVLQGPGLTKKINKELATYLAQHNYNNVSEIIGLDV from the coding sequence ATGTATAAATTAATGAAACCTTTATTATTTAAGATGGATCCTGAAGAGGCTCATGGTAAAACAATTAATGCACTTAAATTAACACAAACTCATCCGTTAATGTTATCAACTATTAAACGTTTTTTTCATTATGAACATGCATCACTAACACAGCATATTAAAGGCATTACATTCCATAACCCAATTGGCCTTGCCGCAGGTTTTGATAAATCTTGCGAAGTACCAAAAGCACTTGAAATGGCAGGATTTGGCGCAATAGAACTTGGAGGTATAACACCGAAGCCACAAGATGGTAATCCTAAACCTCGCATGTATCGTTTACTTGAAGACGATGCATTAATAAACCGCATGGGTTTTAACAATCTGGGCATGAATAAAGCCTTAAGTAATTTAAGACGTTTTGCTTACTCATTACCTATAGGACTTAATGTAGGTGTTAATAAAACCACGACATACGAAGCAAGATATCAAGATTATATTAAAGTTATTGATACATTTAAAAATGATGTTACATATTTTACAGTCAATATTAGTTCACCAAACACAGCAAACTTACAAAACTTTCATGACAAAGATGAATTTACAATGTTGTGCCAAGCAATTACCGATTATAAGGAACAACATCACTTACAAATTCCAATATTTATAAAACTTACTTCTGACTTACAAACATCAGAATTAAAACACATATTACCTTCAATTGTTGAGACTTTTGATGGCATAGTATTAGCAAACACAACTCAGCATAGAGATAATTTGGCATCACCACATAAGAATGAATCTGGTGGCTTAAGTGGTAAACCACTATTTGAACGTAACTTAGAACTTATCAAATGGACTTATAAAGAGACTAATGGCGACTTCTTAATCATTGGTACAGGAGGAATCTTCACTACAGAAGATGTCATAACTATGTTACGTAGCGGGGCATCCTTAGTTCAAATTTATAGTTCACTCGTATTACAAGGACCTGGACTAACTAAAAAAATAAATAAAGAACTGGCTACTTATTTAGCTCAACACAACTATAATAATGTTAGCGAAATTATTGGATTAGATGTATAA
- a CDS encoding fructosamine kinase family protein: MNQSWQEQLPLNNIKSISPVSGGDVNDAYIVETDNDTYFLLVQKNREADFYAAEIAGLKKFEEAGIKAPIVEGNGQIDNDAYLLLSYLQEAGRGDQRDLAKLVAKMHSQQQSDGKFGFEMPHEGGDISFDNSWCDTWQELFVERRLVPLQEALVDKGLWIEDDVDTFNQVKDVINKALKEHNSKPSLLHGDMWGGNHMFLADGEPALFDPAPLYGDREFDMGITTVFGGFNQAFYEEYNKQFPLAKGAEFRMEFYKLYILMIHLLKFGGMYATSVDRSMAKILN, encoded by the coding sequence ATGAATCAATCATGGCAAGAACAACTTCCACTAAATAATATTAAAAGCATTTCCCCGGTTAGTGGAGGCGATGTTAATGATGCATATATAGTAGAGACAGACAATGATACTTATTTTTTACTTGTACAAAAAAATAGAGAGGCAGATTTTTATGCCGCGGAAATTGCAGGTTTGAAAAAATTTGAAGAAGCGGGTATCAAAGCACCTATCGTAGAGGGTAACGGTCAAATAGATAACGATGCTTATTTATTATTAAGCTATTTACAAGAAGCTGGACGTGGAGACCAACGGGATTTAGCAAAATTGGTTGCTAAAATGCATAGTCAACAACAATCTGACGGTAAATTTGGGTTTGAAATGCCACATGAAGGTGGCGATATTTCATTCGATAATAGTTGGTGTGATACATGGCAAGAATTATTCGTTGAAAGACGTTTAGTACCATTACAAGAAGCGCTAGTAGATAAAGGATTATGGATAGAGGACGACGTAGATACCTTTAACCAAGTTAAAGATGTCATCAATAAGGCTTTAAAAGAACATAATAGTAAACCTTCATTGCTCCACGGGGATATGTGGGGAGGCAACCATATGTTTCTAGCCGATGGGGAACCTGCTTTATTTGATCCCGCCCCGTTATATGGTGATAGAGAGTTTGATATGGGCATCACTACTGTGTTTGGTGGTTTTAATCAAGCATTTTATGAAGAATATAATAAACAATTCCCATTAGCTAAAGGTGCAGAGTTCCGTATGGAATTTTATAAGTTATATATTTTAATGATTCACTTATTAAAATTTGGTGGTATGTATGCTACGAGCGTCGATCGTTCGATGGCAAAAATTTTAAATTAA
- a CDS encoding CoA transferase: protein MDSKRLKETLLNNYNQRIKSAEQDDFNINKELENVLNGIGYSIDDTGGKVEFYGKDPIQPSTLKIASLAGIGLAAKSVAIASLWKTRTGVSQDIQVDIRKALKRLSPFYEKKWETVNGFAAKAQIFPDNPTRFDFYQTKDGRWVMPLNPYPSAQRHTLELLNALPNKKSISHAIRQWHSHDLEEKAAENGVVMPVVRSVPEFLNEEQFEYIAKNPLVTIEKIGESDPEPFTSNPSQPLDGIRALGMGHVIAGAGLGRGLALHGADVLNVWRPSEFEEESLLLTSHIGMRSTYLDIDNQRAHRQKFDELLQDADIFFLNKRSGFMTEKHLTPHELAEQRPGIIHCSVSCYGEEGPWSDRNGFDQTAGCVTGVMDLEGTPDKPKLPPIVVVNDYVISWLMETAAIKALERRAQEGGSYKIQVNLSRISLYLLSLGIFDKNYVTSTYNSTDEHTIVSPDQFEDDTPLGHYVGVTDQVEMTETPGEYKYTLTPRGASKPEWLKC from the coding sequence ATGGATAGTAAAAGACTAAAAGAAACTTTGTTAAATAATTATAATCAACGTATCAAGTCAGCCGAACAAGATGATTTTAACATTAATAAAGAATTAGAAAATGTATTAAACGGTATTGGCTATTCTATAGATGACACAGGAGGCAAGGTTGAATTTTACGGTAAAGACCCTATACAACCGAGTACTTTGAAAATCGCTTCTCTTGCGGGAATTGGATTGGCAGCTAAATCGGTAGCTATTGCATCTTTATGGAAGACAAGAACGGGAGTTAGCCAAGATATTCAAGTAGATATAAGAAAGGCATTAAAAAGACTTTCTCCGTTTTATGAAAAAAAGTGGGAAACAGTGAATGGTTTTGCAGCAAAAGCCCAAATATTTCCCGATAATCCTACGCGTTTTGACTTCTACCAAACAAAAGATGGACGCTGGGTTATGCCTTTAAATCCTTATCCTAGTGCACAAAGACATACATTAGAATTGTTAAATGCACTGCCAAATAAAAAATCAATTTCACATGCTATTAGACAATGGCATTCACATGACTTAGAAGAGAAAGCTGCCGAAAATGGTGTTGTGATGCCTGTCGTGCGCTCTGTTCCAGAATTTTTAAATGAAGAACAATTTGAATATATAGCTAAAAATCCATTAGTGACAATTGAAAAAATTGGTGAATCTGATCCGGAACCTTTTACTAGTAATCCTTCTCAACCTTTAGATGGCATACGTGCACTTGGGATGGGTCATGTAATTGCAGGGGCTGGACTTGGTCGTGGTTTAGCATTACATGGAGCCGATGTATTGAATGTGTGGCGTCCTTCTGAATTTGAAGAAGAATCATTACTTTTAACTTCCCATATTGGCATGCGCTCAACGTATTTAGATATTGATAACCAACGCGCGCACAGACAAAAATTTGATGAATTATTACAAGACGCCGATATTTTCTTTTTGAATAAACGTAGCGGATTTATGACTGAAAAACATTTAACGCCACATGAATTAGCAGAACAAAGACCTGGTATTATTCATTGTTCAGTTAGTTGTTATGGTGAAGAAGGACCGTGGTCAGACAGAAATGGTTTTGATCAAACGGCTGGATGTGTAACAGGCGTTATGGATTTAGAAGGCACACCTGATAAACCTAAATTACCACCAATCGTTGTAGTCAATGACTATGTTATTTCTTGGTTGATGGAAACTGCTGCCATTAAAGCACTTGAAAGAAGAGCGCAAGAAGGTGGCAGTTATAAAATTCAAGTTAATCTAAGTCGTATTTCATTATATCTGTTATCCCTAGGTATTTTTGATAAAAACTATGTAACTAGCACTTATAATTCTACCGATGAACATACCATAGTAAGTCCTGATCAATTCGAAGACGATACGCCATTAGGTCATTATGTTGGCGTCACTGATCAAGTGGAAATGACTGAAACACCAGGAGAATATAAATATACATTAACGCCAAGAGGGGCAAGTAAACCTGAATGGCTAAAATGTTAA
- a CDS encoding trypsin-like serine peptidase, with translation MSKKVITSLATVLAVSSVINFSHHNIKAATNNDTQNTQQSNKPNVRVILPNEDRHQITETTSGHYQSLGFVDMGENIATGVVIGKNTILTNKHVTDLSNGNMKFAPAASDSSTYPYGEFEEESSEQYDGDADLAVVHFKTNDKGQHLGDVVDPVTIGDPTQEQKGDNMTVTGYPGDKPTATMWESKGKILSNSASSMTYDASTYGGNSGSGVFNDNNELIALHYGGVENESNNAIPLTGDVLKFIKDNNS, from the coding sequence ATGTCAAAAAAAGTAATAACAAGTTTAGCGACGGTATTAGCTGTTTCTTCTGTAATTAATTTCAGTCACCATAATATTAAAGCTGCGACTAATAATGATACACAAAACACACAACAATCGAATAAGCCTAACGTTAGGGTTATATTACCGAATGAAGATAGACACCAAATAACTGAGACTACGAGTGGGCATTACCAATCATTAGGGTTTGTTGATATGGGTGAAAATATTGCAACAGGAGTAGTAATAGGAAAAAATACCATTTTGACAAATAAACACGTGACCGACTTATCTAACGGCAACATGAAATTTGCACCGGCGGCCTCTGATAGTTCTACATACCCATATGGAGAATTTGAAGAAGAAAGTAGTGAGCAATATGACGGGGATGCTGACTTAGCAGTAGTTCATTTTAAAACCAATGACAAAGGCCAACATTTAGGTGATGTAGTTGATCCGGTTACTATTGGTGACCCAACTCAAGAACAAAAGGGAGATAACATGACAGTAACTGGCTATCCAGGTGATAAACCTACTGCGACAATGTGGGAAAGTAAAGGTAAGATCTTATCAAATAGTGCTTCAAGTATGACATATGATGCCAGTACATATGGCGGTAACTCTGGTTCAGGTGTATTTAACGATAACAATGAGTTGATAGCATTACATTATGGTGGCGTTGAAAATGAAAGTAATAATGCCATTCCTTTAACTGGGGACGTACTAAAATTCATTAAAGATAATAATAGTTAA
- a CDS encoding M23 family metallopeptidase, translating to MVPIIIYTFNIGNVRHHLDDTFQNNIGVDKKSAEFNDFISKQQSRETESFGDYKNKELSSEGKHYGIDYGVPEDTKVKAVTPGTVTRTFDNEYGGKVLQIAENNGQYHQWYMHLNKYKVKVGDKVKPGDVIALSGNTGKQTTGPHIHFQRMKNGVGNKYAEDPKPFIDKLPDKEHSIYEL from the coding sequence ATGGTGCCTATCATTATCTACACATTTAATATTGGTAATGTCAGGCATCATTTGGATGATACATTTCAAAACAATATAGGTGTAGATAAAAAATCAGCTGAATTTAATGACTTTATTTCTAAACAACAAAGTAGGGAAACTGAATCATTTGGTGACTATAAAAATAAAGAATTGAGTAGTGAAGGTAAACATTATGGTATAGACTATGGTGTGCCAGAAGATACTAAAGTAAAAGCTGTTACACCTGGAACAGTTACACGAACGTTTGATAATGAGTACGGTGGCAAAGTATTACAAATTGCAGAAAATAATGGTCAATATCATCAATGGTACATGCACCTTAATAAATACAAGGTCAAAGTTGGAGATAAAGTTAAGCCAGGAGATGTAATTGCATTATCTGGGAATACAGGTAAACAAACTACAGGGCCACACATACATTTTCAAAGGATGAAAAATGGAGTGGGAAATAAATATGCAGAAGACCCCAAACCGTTTATAGATAAACTACCCGATAAAGAGCATAGTATTTACGAATTGTGA
- a CDS encoding 6-pyruvoyl trahydropterin synthase family protein, with protein sequence MSDINNVHPPEQFKYKNASVRIKNYFQFTCDNRIYFSKTKHIDLKNQLYQFDVEILSPIDDLGLALDFNEVDKIYDEYIAPYLDNQLVNATLPTMNTTAENIALWIWDQFARVIPEGNKLEKLTFYENKTQGLVLTAEDMQ encoded by the coding sequence ATGTCTGATATAAATAATGTACATCCACCCGAACAATTTAAATATAAAAATGCCTCAGTCAGAATAAAAAATTACTTTCAATTTACTTGCGATAACCGAATATATTTTTCGAAAACGAAGCATATTGATTTAAAGAATCAACTTTATCAATTCGATGTTGAAATCTTATCGCCGATTGATGACTTAGGTTTGGCGTTAGATTTTAATGAAGTGGATAAAATTTATGACGAATACATTGCGCCTTATTTAGATAATCAATTAGTAAACGCAACGTTACCTACAATGAATACAACTGCCGAAAATATTGCTTTATGGATATGGGACCAATTTGCTAGAGTTATACCTGAAGGCAATAAATTAGAAAAGTTAACATTTTATGAAAATAAAACACAAGGTTTAGTTCTCACAGCAGAGGACATGCAATAA
- a CDS encoding PTS transporter subunit IIC, with protein MEKISPKQFLYNVLSGVAIAIVAGLVPNAILGELLKFLASKNTIFQTPLQIVLAIQFTVPLLVGTLIAMKFKLQPLATAVVASSAFVGSGVAQFKNGAVVLVGVGDLINTMITAAIAVLFILIIGNRFGSLGLIFLPTLVGVSASLIGVTILPYIKLITTGIGNLINTFTELQPILMSILIAIVFSFLIISPISTVATSLAIGITGLAAGSASIGIVACEAALVAGTIKINRAGVPLTIFLGGVKMMMPNMVRHPMILLPVFTTAIISGFVGGLLEISGTKESAGFGIIGLIGPISAFKLMEADPLMRLLLVFIAFFVVPFIVGFTVNAIYMKIFKLYDREIFKFLA; from the coding sequence ATGGAAAAAATCAGTCCTAAACAATTTTTATACAATGTTTTATCAGGTGTAGCAATTGCGATAGTAGCAGGCCTTGTGCCTAACGCAATTCTAGGAGAATTATTAAAATTTTTAGCAAGTAAAAATACAATCTTTCAAACCCCGTTACAAATAGTCCTTGCCATTCAATTTACCGTACCATTATTGGTAGGTACTTTAATTGCAATGAAATTTAAGCTTCAACCATTAGCAACGGCTGTCGTAGCAAGTTCTGCTTTTGTTGGGAGTGGCGTTGCACAATTTAAAAATGGAGCGGTAGTGTTAGTAGGTGTAGGTGACTTAATTAATACTATGATTACGGCTGCAATAGCAGTTTTGTTTATTTTAATAATTGGGAATCGCTTTGGTAGCCTTGGATTAATATTTTTACCAACGTTAGTCGGTGTTTCAGCAAGTTTAATAGGCGTCACGATACTTCCATACATAAAATTAATTACTACAGGTATAGGTAATCTTATTAATACATTTACTGAGTTACAACCTATATTAATGTCAATTTTAATCGCTATCGTCTTTAGTTTCCTTATTATATCTCCAATTTCAACAGTAGCAACTTCATTAGCTATAGGTATAACAGGCTTAGCGGCTGGCTCAGCATCGATAGGTATTGTGGCCTGTGAAGCGGCATTAGTAGCCGGGACGATTAAAATAAATAGAGCAGGCGTACCATTAACGATATTTTTAGGTGGCGTGAAAATGATGATGCCCAATATGGTTCGACACCCTATGATTTTACTTCCAGTATTTACAACAGCTATTATTTCAGGTTTTGTAGGTGGATTATTAGAAATTAGTGGCACGAAGGAATCGGCTGGGTTTGGAATAATCGGCTTGATAGGTCCAATTAGTGCTTTTAAATTAATGGAAGCTGATCCATTGATGAGGTTATTATTAGTGTTTATAGCATTTTTTGTCGTACCGTTTATTGTAGGCTTCACGGTCAATGCTATCTATATGAAAATCTTTAAATTATATGATAGAGAAATATTCAAATTTTTAGCGTAA